The following coding sequences are from one Hippopotamus amphibius kiboko isolate mHipAmp2 chromosome 9, mHipAmp2.hap2, whole genome shotgun sequence window:
- the LOC130860499 gene encoding heterogeneous nuclear ribonucleoprotein A3-like, whose product MEGHDPKEPEQLRKLFIGGLSFETTDDSLREHFEKWGTLTDCEVMRDPQTKRSRGFGFVTYSCVEEVDAAMCARPHKVDGRVVEPKRAVSREDSVKPGAHLTVKKIFVGGIKEDTEEYNLRDYFEKYGKIETTEVMEDRQSGKKRGFAFVTFDDHDTVDKIVVQKYHTINGHNCEVKKALSKQEMQSAGSQRGHGGGSGNFMGRGGNFGGGGGNFGRGGNFGGRGGYGGGGGGSRGSYGGGDGGYNGSGGDGGNYGSGPGYSSRGGYGGGGPGYGNQGGGYGGGGGGYDGYNEGGNFVGNYGGGGNYNDFGNYSGQQQSNYGPMKGGSFGGRSSGSPYGGGYGSGGGSGGYGSRRF is encoded by the coding sequence ATGGAGGGCCATGATCCAAAGGAACCAGAACAGTTGCGAAAACTGTTTATTGGTGGTCTGAGCTTTGAAACTACAGATGACAGCTTAAGAGAACATTTTGAGAAATGGGGCACACTTACAGATTGTGAGGTGATGAGAGACCCCCAAACAAAACGTTCCAGGGGCTTTGGTTTTGTGACTTACTCTTGTGTTGAAGAGGTGGATGCAGCAATGTGTGCTCGACCACACAAGGTTGACGGGCGTGTAGTGGAACCAAAGAGAGCTGTTTCTAGAGAGGATTCTGTAAAGCCTGGTGCCCATCTAACAgtgaagaaaatttttgttggtggtattaaagaagatacagaagAATATAATTTGAGAGACTACTTTGAAAAGTATGGCAAGATTGAAACCACAGAAGTTATGGAAGACAGGCAGagtggaaaaaagagaggatttGCTTTTGTAACTTTTGATGATCATGATACAGTTGATAAAATTGTTGTTCAGAAATACCACACTATTAATGGGCATAATTGTGAAGTGAAAAAGGCCCTTTCTAAACAAGAGATGCAATCTGCTGGATCACAAAGAGGTCATGGAGGTGGATCTGGCAACTTTATGGGTCGTGGAGGAAActttggaggtggaggaggtaacTTTGGCCGTGGTGGAAACTTCGGTGGGAGAGGAGGctatggtggtggaggtggtggcagtagAGGTAGTtatggaggaggtgatggtggatATAATGGAtctggaggtgatggtggcaacTATGGCAGTGGACCTGGTTATAGTAGCAGAGGAGGCTACGGTGGTGGTGGACCAGGATATGGAAACCAAGGTGGTGgatatggtggtggtggtggaggatatGATGGTTACAATGAAGGAGGAAATTTTGTAGGTAActatggtggtggtgggaacTATAATGATTTTGGAAATTATAGTGGACAACAGCAATCAAATTATGGACCCATGAAGGGGGGCAGTTTTGGTGGAAGAAGCTCGGGCAGTCCCTATGGTGGTGGTTATGGATCTGGTGGTGGAAGTGGTGGATATGGTAGCAGAAGGTtctaa